Proteins from one Anomalospiza imberbis isolate Cuckoo-Finch-1a 21T00152 unplaced genomic scaffold, ASM3175350v1 scaffold_43, whole genome shotgun sequence genomic window:
- the ABHD16A gene encoding LOW QUALITY PROTEIN: phosphatidylserine lipase ABHD16A (The sequence of the model RefSeq protein was modified relative to this genomic sequence to represent the inferred CDS: inserted 1 base in 1 codon; deleted 2 bases in 2 codons), with the protein MGVAYQSPPPLAPPRKRLFPEAPPLPAPPSWRSSSAASWARGSTGSTGPACPARPREPRGRRPPQRPRGAGPWVRRGAARRGCPWERRGRAAVPGPRADPRCPPVPPQDSYYQPRGLEKHTDSVLALASVLWSISCYASPLALLYLYRKGLLTMSRVVPLSHCAATLGLLLAGVACLRGLGRWSNPQYVEFIAVLEESHRSGSAESKRKLGLYTFDFRSWPVDFRWDSAGPAWGGARAVPLLQAPPRPRGGSRGLLGALRKLPCALARLLLAHTLGRRMLFPGSVRLLQRALLPALLQGQARLVEQFGGQRAKLVACDGNEIDAMVIDRRGXRPRGDTLVICCEGNAGFYEVGCLSTPLEAGYSVLGWNHPGFGGSTGVPLPQSEANAMDVVIRFALQRLRFAPPSIVLYAWSIGGFTATWAAMSYPELGGLVLDASFDDLVPLALKVLPRSWRDLVTQTVREHLNLNNAEQLCRYQGPVLLVRRTKDEIITTTVPDDIASNRGNDLLLRLLQHRYPKIVVDEGLRAVREWLEAATPEEESVTPPNSGCDSPKSACDSPNSACDPPNGARFSVAAPADEGWCREQLEAFAGDRSPPFPWSLGEELSPAQRRQLALYLAQKHLQNFEASHCTPLPPQAFRLPWAL; encoded by the exons ATGGGCGTGGCCTATCAGTCTCCACCGCCGCTGGCCCCGCCCCGGAAGCGCCTATTCCCGGAAGCGCCGCCACTTCCGGCGCCGCCGTCATGGCGAAGCTCCTCAGCTGCGTCCTGGGCCCGCGGCTCTACCGGGTCCACCGGCCCCGCCTGCCCGGCGCGCCCGAGGGAgccccgggggcggcggccgccgcagCGACCGCGGGGAGCCGGGCCCTGGGTGAGGCGCGGGGCCGCGCGGCGCGGTTGCCCATGGGAACGGCGGGGCCGCGCTGCCGTCCCCGGGCCCCGCGCTgacccccggtgccccccggtgcccccgcaGGACTCGTACTACCAACCGCGGGGGCTGGAGAAGCACACGGACAGCGTCCTGGCGCTG GCCTCGGTGCTCTGGTCCATCTCGTGCTACGCCTcgcccctggccctgctctaC CTGTACCGCAAAG GCCTGCTGACCATGTCCCGCGTGGTGCCCCTGTCCCACTGCGCCGCcaccctggggctgctgctggccggCGTGGCCTGCCTGCGAG ggctGGGCCGCTGGAGCAACCCCCAGTACGTGGAGTTCATCGCCGTGCTGGAGGAGAGCCACCGCTCGGGCAGCGCCGAGAGCAAG CGCAAACTCGGCCTCTACACCTTCGACTTCCGCAGCTGGCCCGTGGACTTCCGCTGGGACAGCGCCGGCCCCGCCTG GGGCGGCGCCCGGGCGGTGCCGCTGCTccaggccccgccccggccccgggggggctcccgggggctcCTGGGGGCGCTCCGGAAGCTTCCGTGCGCCCTCGCCAG gctgctcctggcgCACACCCTGGGCCGGCGGATGCTGTTCCCGGGCTCCGTGCGGCTGCTGCAGCGAGCGCTGCTGCCCGCCCTGCTGCAGGGCCAGGCGCGGCTCGTCGAgcag TTCGGTGGCCAGCGGGCCAAGCTGGTGGCCTGCGACGGCAACGAGATCGACGCCATGGTCATCGACCGGCGCG CGCGACCCCGCGGGGACACCCTG gTGATCTGCTGCGAGGGCAACGCCGGCTTCTACGAGGTCGGGTGTCTGTCCACGCCCCTGGAGG CCGGGTACTCGGTCCTGGGCTGGAACCACCCCGGCTTCGGCGGCAGCACC GGGGTGCCCCTGCCCCAGAGTGAGGCCAACGCCATGGACGTGGTGATTCGCTTCGcgctgcagcggctgcgcttCGCCCCCCCCAGCATCGTCCTGTACGCCTGGTCCATCGGGGGCTTCACCG CCACCTGGGCCGCCATGTCCTACCCCGAGCTGGGGGGGCTGGTGCTCGACGCCTCCTTCGACGACCTCGTGCCCCTGGCCCTGAAGGTGCTGCCCCGCAGCTGGC GGGACCTGGTGACGCAGACGGTGCGGGAGCACCTGAACCTCAACAACGccgagcagctctgcag GTACCAGGGCCCCGTGCTGCTGGTGCGCAGGACCAAGGACGAGATCATCACCACCAC GGTCCCCGATGACATCGCCTCCAACCGCGGCAACGACctgctgctgaggctgctgcagcaccg GTACCCCAAGATCGTGGTGGACGAGGGGCTGCGGGCGGTGCGGGAGTGGCTGGAGGCGGCGACCCCCGAGGAGGAGA GTGTGACCCCCCCGAATTCCGGGTGTGACTCCCCAAAATCTGCTTGTGACTCCCCAAATTCTGCGTGTGACCCCCCAAATGGT GCGCGGTTCTCCGTCGCTGCCCCCGCCGACGAGGGCTGGTGCCGGGAGCAGCTCGAGGCCTTCGCGGGCGACCGGAGCCCCCCGTTCCCCTGGAGCCTGG GTGAGGAGCTGAGCCCCGCCCAGCGCCGGCAGCTGGCGCTGTACCTG GCCCAGAAGCACCTGCAGAACTTCGAGGCCTCGCACTGCacgcccctc cccccccaggCCTTCCGCCTGCCCTGGGCGCTGTga